A genomic segment from Corylus avellana chromosome ca5, CavTom2PMs-1.0 encodes:
- the LOC132183372 gene encoding serine/threonine-protein kinase ZRK1-like: MFRMGRKREKERAFQKNGGILLEKLVATCNGKPPIPIRNFSETDLISATNNYDPRLALHDDGCWKWYKGSLEGRTISIKKDKGTLYLDEVFTDIAISAKMSAHKNVLRLVGCCLETQVPILVYESTEKTTLHSRILGSNSDASPHQRMAWQSKLKVAREISHAIAYLHTAFSRPIVHRDINLKNILFTEHDVPKLSDFSYSITIPEGETHANDSTLCGSFGFMCPNYGATARVTEKSDVYSFGVLLLVLLTELLARDERRGTEDSDIVKYVRKCRINEIVDPAIIAREGAAVLELAFACTKDDPDNRPTMVDVTKELRRIERILQP, encoded by the coding sequence ATGTTTAGAATGggcagaaagagagagaaagagagagcattCCAGAAGAATGGAGGCATCCTACTTGAGAAGCTGGTTGCCACTTGTAATGGCAAGCCTCCTATTCCCATCCGTAACTTCTCCGAGACAGACCTTATCTCTGCCACCAATAACTATGATCCTCGCCTTGCTTTACATGATGATGGGTGCTGGAAATGGTATAAGGGTTCTCTTGAAGGCCGAACTATTTCCATTAAGAAGGATAAAGGCACCCTATATTTGGATGAGGTCTTCACTGATATAGCTATTTCTGCAAAGATGAGCGCTCACAAGAATGTTCTACGGCTCGTGGGATGCTGCCTCGAGACTCAAGTTCCTATTTTGGTGTATGAATCTACTGAGAAAACAACCCTTCACAGTCGAATTCTTGGCTCCAATTCTGATGCATCTCCACATCAGAGAATGGCGTGGCAGAGTAAATTAAAGGTTGCAAGGGAAATTTCTCATGCAATTGCTTATCTCCACACTGCTTTCTCCAGACCCATCGTTCATAGGGatataaatcttaaaaatattttatttaccGAACATGATGTCCCCAAACTGTCTGATTTTTCATATTCCATAACAATTCCAGAGGGTGAAACTCACGCAAATGATTCGACACTGTGCGGGAGTTTTGGATTTATGTGCCCTAACTATGGTGCAACAGCCCGAGTAACAGAGAAAagtgatgtttatagctttggtgTACTTCTATTAGTGCTTTTAACTGAACTACTGGCCCGTGATGAACGTCGAGGAACAGAAGATTCGGATATAGTAAAATATGTGAGAAAGTGTAGAATAAATGAGATTGTGGATCCTGCAATCATCGCAAGGGAAGGAGCAGCTGTGCTGGAGCTTGCCTTTGCATGCACGAAAGACGATCCAGATAATCGCCCCACAATGGTCGATGTTACAAAAGAACTTAGGCGGATTGAGAGGATTCTCCAACCATGA